Part of the Vibrio sp. SCSIO 43137 genome, CGGTAATGCATTCCATGCCTGAATTTTTCTGTAGATGGTAGATGGACTCACCTCCAACGCATTCGCTGCTTTAGGTACATTTCCATTACATGCATCTATCGCCTGTTCGATTGTCCTTCTCTCTACCTTCCATAGCGGAGTAATATCTTGTTCAGAATAGACAATCGGCTGTTCAGTTACATCATTATCCTTGGCTAAAGCAATTTCTGTGCTAGGTTGATTAATTGGCGGTGGTAACATGCTCAAATTAATCTCTTTACCCTGATTTAATACCACGGCATTTCTGAGTACATTCTGTAACTGACGAACATTACCCGGCCATTCATAGTCTACAAAACGTTTTACTACCTCATCAGAAAATCGGGCGAAATCTTTCTCTTCCTCCAGCGAAATAAATCCAAGCAGGGAATAAGCAATTTCCACGACATCCTCTCCCCTCTCTCTCAAAGGAGGAAGGTGTAGAGGGATAACATACAAACGATAATACAAGTCTTCGCGGAATCGCCCTTCCTGTACTTCCTTCCACGGGTCACGGTTGGTGGCACAAACAAATCGCACATCAACACTCTTCATCTTTGATGAACCAACTTTCTGGAAGGTACCCGTCTGAATAAAGCGCAGCAGTTTCGTCTGCAGGTCTAAATCCATTTCACACAGTTCATCAAGAAACAGGGTTCCGCCATCAGCAAGCTCGGCAGCACCTTCCCGCTCCGACGCTGCACCGGTAAAAGCACCTTTAACATGACCAAACAGTTCACTCTCAATTAAGTCTTTCGGGATGGCAGCGCAGTTAATGGCAATAAACGGCTTATCTCTTCTTTTACTGGCTGCGTGAATCGCTTCTGCACACACCTCTTTACCGGTACCACTCTCCCCGGTAATAAAAATACTGGCCTTACTCGGTGCC contains:
- the luxO gene encoding quorum-sensing sigma-54 dependent transcriptional regulator LuxO, producing the protein MNNSTSVQKSKYLLMVEDTASVAALYRSFLSPLGIQIDIVSSGREALERLKTRTPDLILLDLRLPDMTGMDVLHSTKKLYPDVPIIFMTAHGSIDTAVEAMRYGAQDFLIKPCEADRLRVTVNNAIRKAEKIKIGVEHKRDGSNNYQGFIGSSQTMQAVYKTIDSAAPSKASIFITGESGTGKEVCAEAIHAASKRRDKPFIAINCAAIPKDLIESELFGHVKGAFTGAASEREGAAELADGGTLFLDELCEMDLDLQTKLLRFIQTGTFQKVGSSKMKSVDVRFVCATNRDPWKEVQEGRFREDLYYRLYVIPLHLPPLRERGEDVVEIAYSLLGFISLEEEKDFARFSDEVVKRFVDYEWPGNVRQLQNVLRNAVVLNQGKEINLSMLPPPINQPSTEIALAKDNDVTEQPIVYSEQDITPLWKVERRTIEQAIDACNGNVPKAANALEVSPSTIYRKIQAWNALPEN